The window TTGGCAAAGCATGTCAATCAGTATATTAAAGGTCATTTCAATTAGAGGGCAATCATCCCTAAACATCTGAGCAATAAGCTCACTAGCATCATGCCATCGTTCAGCTCTACAAAAGCCCTTCAACACAGCATTAAAACCAAGGGCATCAGGCTTACACACCATGCTGTTCAGCAACCTGAGGGCATCATCCACGCGCCCTCGTTCAGACAAGGAATTGATGATTATATTGTAATTGACGGTGTCAGGCTCACACCCGTACTTCTCCATTTGCTCAAGAACTTCGACTGCGCTGTCCACTAAATTATTTTGGCACAAGGAACTGATCAGCATGCTGAATGTAGCTTCGTTTGGCGAGCAACCCTTCCTAACCATCTCAGCCATCAGCTCACCGATATCCTCCCATCGCTCGGCGATGCATAAACCCTTCAACGCAGCATTGTAGCAAACGGTGTTGGGCTTGCATAGCATAGTGTTGAGAAGGTCGAGGGCTTGGTCGACATGCCCTTGCTCTGAGAATCCATTGATAAGGGTGCTGTAAATGACAACGTCAGGAGTGCATCCGTACCTAGGCATTTGGTCGAGCAGTTGGACGGCGCGGTCGAGCAACCCGTTCTGGCAGAAAGAACGGATCTGCGTGGCGAATGTCACCTCGTTGGGAGGGCAACGGTTCCTGATCATCTCTGCCATGagctcctcggcctcctcccacTTCTTGGCGATGCACAAGCCCTTGAGCACGGTGTTGTAGGTGTAGGTGTCGGGCGCCACGGGCATGGAGGCGATGAGGCGGAGCGCGTcgtcgaggcggccggagcggcagTACCCGTCGATGAGCGCGGTGTAGGTGACGACGTTGGCCGCGCCGGTCGCCCTGGCCGCGCCGAGCACGCGCTCCGCGTCGGCGAGGCGGCCGTCGCGGCAGTAGCCCGCGACGAGGGTGTTGTGCGAGacggcgtccgcggcggcggccgccttgAGCGCGTCGAGCACGCGCTCCgcgtcggcgaggcggcgggtggcgcAGAGCTTCTTGATGAGTATGTTGCAGGAgatgagggcggcggcgggggcgggcagcgcgccggggaggaggaggaggcggagcgcggcgtCGAGGTCCCCGAGCTGGACGAGGCGGCGCAGCGTCTGGCcagggcggggcggcgcggccgggttGACCCATATGGAGGAGCTGGCCCTGCGGTTCGCCCacctggaggaggcggcggcgaggcgggggcgCCCGTGTTGCTTGGCGCGGCGAGGGAAAGAGAAGGggtggtgggcggcgggcggcgaggaggaggaggaggtgatggccATGGTCGTCGGGGTGGTGAAGGATGGAGAAGGCGGAGGCGATAGGATTCGTGGGATGGATGAGGTGGTGCGGCGGGGCCGCGGGAGTGAGAGTGACGACCAAATGCCCGCCAATTCTACTTCATTCCAACCGgacttcctcttttttttttcccaagtcCTCTCTTCAGTATGGTgat of the Oryza sativa Japonica Group chromosome 2, ASM3414082v1 genome contains:
- the LOC4329341 gene encoding pentatricopeptide repeat-containing protein At1g09900, translating into MAITSSSSSPPAAHHPFSFPRRAKQHGRPRLAAASSRWANRRASSSIWVNPAAPPRPGQTLRRLVQLGDLDAALRLLLLPGALPAPAAALISCNILIKKLCATRRLADAERVLDALKAAAAADAVSHNTLVAGYCRDGRLADAERVLGAARATGAANVVTYTALIDGYCRSGRLDDALRLIASMPVAPDTYTYNTVLKGLCIAKKWEEAEELMAEMIRNRCPPNEVTFATQIRSFCQNGLLDRAVQLLDQMPRYGCTPDVVIYSTLINGFSEQGHVDQALDLLNTMLCKPNTVCYNAALKGLCIAERWEDIGELMAEMVRKGCSPNEATFSMLISSLCQNNLVDSAVEVLEQMEKYGCEPDTVNYNIIINSLSERGRVDDALRLLNSMVCKPDALGFNAVLKGFCRAERWHDASELIAQMFRDDCPLIEMTFNILIDMLCQNGLVNYATQVFEQMPRYRCTPDIVTYSSLLNGFSEQGLVEVAIQLFRSMPCKPDIFSYNAVLKGLCRAARWEDAGELIAEMVGKDCPPNEVTFNILINSLCQKGLVDRAIEVLEQMPNYGSTPDIFTYNALINGFSEQGRLDDALKLLSTMSCKPDAISYNSTLKGLCRAERWQDAEELVAEMLRNKCTPNEVTFKYANHLLMPNRAG